Proteins found in one Apostichopus japonicus isolate 1M-3 chromosome 16, ASM3797524v1, whole genome shotgun sequence genomic segment:
- the LOC139982382 gene encoding beta-lactamase domain-containing protein 2-like, protein MSFLRASIVCVTAVIVGLIIPTYLKPSYPVPEIFGTVAPGFEEVRDVFRQNYEEGWDKRDAGSAFSVYKDGEKVVDLWAGYADAEAKRLWREDTMTVIFSTTKGLTAVCLAMLSDRGLLDFKKTVAHYWPEFAQNGKERITVEQLLEHEAGLLATDEPLSYDILKNRTELDRILAATKPIWEPGTKHGYHGITFGLYSDALVRRVDIKKRTVGQFFDEEVRKPFDIDLYIGTPLELFHRLGRLTNVQAGFGDVIYAIKNSVLIQNAVLSTLLGGENADVNKRMLESCGNVCEFERFADPYVMNVEFASGNGVGTARAIAKLFGILANGGKYRNTTLLSKKIIDEYVNDKRPLTPDLLMFDHPMRWKYAMDVIPQGDNMGNLFGAPGAGGQIGYADPNNKIGYGFVSRYMSTLGIQLLDPRIQRLIDSVKRSI, encoded by the exons ATGTCTTTCCTACGCGCAAGCATCGTTTGTGTAACTGCAGTTATTGTTGGTTTGATTATACCTACTTACCTGAAACCTTCATATCCAGTACCTGAGATATTTGGTACTGTAGCTCCAGGCTTTGAGGAAGTCCGTGACGTTTTCAG ACAAAATTATGAAGAAGGTTGGGACAAAAGGGATGCTGGGTCTGCGTTTTCTGTTTACAAGGATGGAGAGAAGGTCGTTGACCTCTGGGCTGGCTACGCAGACGCCGAAGCAAAACGACTCTGGAGGGAGGACACTATGACAgtaatattttcaacaacaaaag GTCTCACAGCTGTATGTCTAGCCATGCTTTCCGATAGAGGCTTGCTTGACTTTAAGAAAACCGTGGCGCACTATTGGCCTGAGTTTGCGCAGAACGGGAAGGAAAGAATCACGGTTGAACAATTGCTAGAGCATGAG GCAGGACTTCTTGCTACAGACGAACCTCTCTCTTACGACATTTTGAAAAATCGAACGGAACTTGATAGAATTCTGGCTGCCACAAAACCGATTTGGGAACCGGGTACAAAACATGGATACCACGGCATAACATTCGGACTATATTCGGACGCCCTTGTACGAAGGGTAGACATTAAGAAACGAACCGTTGGCCAATTCTTTGACGAAGAAGTAAGAAAGCCATTCG ACATCGACCTATATATAGGAACACCATTAGAACTGTTTCATCGATTGGGAAGATTAACAAACGTACAGGCAGGGTTCGGTGATGTTATCTATGCAATTAAGAATAGTGTACTGATTCAGAACGCTGTCTTAAGTACGTTACTAGGAGGGGAAAATGCAGACGTAAATAAACGAATGTTAGAATCGTGTGGAAACGTGTGTGAA TTTGAGCGTTTTGCTGATCCGTATGTGATGAACGTAGAGTTTGCGTCAGGCAATGGAGTCGGTACTGCGAGAGCGATTGCCAAACTATTTGGTATTTTAGCTAACGGTGGAAAATACAGAAACACTACCTTGCTATCTAAGAAGATAATTGATGAATATGTAAATGACAAAAGACCCCTCACCCCAGACTTACTGATGTTCGATCATCCAATGAGATGGAAGTATGCTATGGACGTAATACCTCAAGGCGACAAC ATGGGAAATCTCTTCGGTGCTCCTGGAGCCGGTGGACAGATTGGCTACGCGGACCCAAACAACAAAATAGGTTATGGATTTGTCAGCCGTTATATGTCAACTCTAGGTATTCAGTTATTAGACCCGAGAATACAACGTCTTATCGATAGTGTTAAAAGATCAATTTAG
- the LOC139982380 gene encoding uncharacterized protein — MGFTVCFQSEASRRLIISVFFFLLHNEILKSYEVRGAILCGDDAECICRETNKFYELDCSNRSLGNFPTNIPPNVTKIDFKGNNLKFIPRDPFLNQSHLKDLFLQSNIIETISDGAFNFNTEMKVIDMTKNKLSHLPGKIFWKTTNLATLKLSRNELKYLPDELLLKTLNLKEIVLSRNKLQELSENIFMKLKHLVSIILSRNYIHTLPPKIFSSLSSVETLKVSRNQISSFDVNTFSSNKLLVELDISNNYISTLPKGIFQKNANLLHLDMSFNRLMYLPENLIMNCTHLYSLHAVGNQLSSIPQGFFRATPNISFVSISDNRIHTLTKESFSGLKSLHFFSLARNQITELPADIFSDLQINHVLDLSNNQITEIPDGLWKTTGAEHNIQYLLLQRNNLTQLKNTTFEGLKTLHQIFLNNNFIRNIDRNTFYNTGVQFIFLFKNRLTNLKNDSFGGGTVKSIHIYNNDIEEISETALGGIGNATMYLNCANLKKLPRLTRIGNGVCIYNEFVPKVTFSHDTGVLTPLFIKLGFQCLRNPTNVTCSPCKPGGYGNGIGECMTCPRGGFYQDEIGSETCKNCSSGNYVLQGNGSSASDCKACPEGTDRTRHAGFRACFCKQNYTRTNRFGRCRYCLQEAFNCSNDFTSLLPGYYWNWSFTGMNLSLYSSFVTNLLTLNDSFDPSMTKYIFKMPRAFRCPRSKNCANNYSYTPTRINGNCLKGYTGWLCSKCQNAYYSVLHYCFPCQSKWFIISEMIITISLCLLIIILVIWQNTKARETDGRLFVDKLSSRMKIFLGFYQVVGDLYESIHIVSWAGPLRYVGEIFSYVALNLLKITLRPQCLNSRLKLDPIIRFKIAVLLPIAVIVVSTVIYLVFKIYFKFFSKDESAAIIAKLKNIRSKLHTYVLLVLFVTYQPSCDAIFEIYPGSCDTYGVDQEGNITISLLRADYDINCGSIAQYQAEAYIATALYVIAFPFLLLILLRKYCRKPSTEKANIRFSNSSNLNEEAPLIYTSQKHRQNIPSCLNFLCENYKDKFWFWEILELCRKVGQTMLITLLGWGDALTKLFTIGTSVLFLALHVKFSPMKSRFEQHLQLFSLTAIFLNILVAAVHVPVQYQATLSTLLILLDLGIVLAVAGEVVLVLVRIIRRKLWPGN; from the exons ATGGGGTTCACAGTTTGC TTCCAGAGTGAAGCTTCCAGGAGGCTGATCATATcggttttctttttccttctaCACAACGAAATACTCAAAAGTTATGAAG TTCGTGGAGCGATTCTCTGTGGAGATGATGCGGAATGTATTTGCCGTGAAACTAACAAGTTCTATGAACTGGACTGTTCCAATAGAAGCCTGGGTAACTTTCCGACGAATATACCGCCAAACGTTACTAAGAT AGACTTTAAAGGGAATAATTTGAAGTTTATCCCAAGAGATCCTTTCCTTAACCAATCGCATTTGAAAGACTT ATTTTTACAGAGCAATATCATTGAGACTATATCCGATGGTGCCTTTAATTTCAACACAGAAATGAAAGTAAT AGACATGACGAAAAATAAACTGAGTCATCTGCCTGGGAAGATATTTTGGAAGACAACCAACTTGGCAACACT GAAATTGTCCAGAAACGAGCTAAAATATCTACCAGATGAACTACTACTTAAAACACTAAATCTGAAGGAAAT AGTTCTATCGCGAAACAAACTACAGGAgctttctgaaaatattttcatgaaactGAAGCATCTTGTTAGTAT tatccTATCAAGAAACTATATTCACACTCTACCACCCAAAATATTTTCCTCGTTATCATCTGTTGAGACACT GAAAGTTTCTCGGAATCAAATTAGCAGTTTTGATGTTAACACTTTCTCTTCAAACAAACTGTTGGTCGAATT AGACATTTCTAACAACTACATTAGCACGCTTCCGAAAGGAATCTTTCAAAAAAATGCGAATTTGCTTCATCT AGATATGTCGTTTAATAGGTTAATGTACCTGCCCgaaaacttaattatgaattgtACTCACCTATACAGCTT ACACGCTGTAGGAAACCAGCTGTCTTCGATTCCTCAAGGTTTCTTCCGAGCTACACCAAATATATCATTTGT aAGTATTTCCGACAATAGAATTCACACACTTACCAAGGAATCGTTCTCTGGGTTAAAATCTCTGCATTTTTT CTCTTTGGCTCGGAATCAAATAACAGAGTTACCAGCAGATATTTTTAGCGATCTACAGATCAATCATGTCTT AGACCTATCAAATAACCAGATAACTGAGATTCCAGACGGGCTTTGGAAAACAACTGGAGCGGAACATAACATACAGTATTTGCTTCTTCAGAGAAATAACCTCACGCAACTTAAGAACACAACCTTTGAAGGTTTGAAGACCCTGCATCAAAT CTTCCTTAACAACAACTTTATTCGGAATATTGATAGAAATACGTTCTATAACACAGGTGTTCAGTTTAT ATTTCTATTTAAAAACAGATTAACGAATCTGAAAAATGACTCTTTTGGAGGAGGGACTGTTAAGTCCAT TCACATCTACAATAACGATATTGAAGAGATCTCCGAGACAGCTCTTGGTGGTATTGGAAATGCAACGAT GTATCTCAATTGTGCGAATTTAAAAAAGCTACCACGTCTTACGAGAATTGGAAACGG AGTCTGCATTTATAACGAGTTTGTTCCAAAGGTGACATTTTCACATGATACGGGTGTCCTAACTCCATTATTCATAAAGCTAGGGTTTCAGTGCTTGAGAAATCCCACAAATGTTACATGTAGTCCTTGCAAGCCTGGTGGATATGGAAATGGTATCGGCGAATGCATGACCTGTCCAAGGG GTGGATTTTATCAGGACGAGATTGGAAGCGAGACGTGTAAAAATTGTAGCAGTGGTAACTATGTCCTACAAGGGAATGGTTCCTCTGCATCGGACTGTAAAGCGTGTCCAGAAGGAACAGATCGTACTAGACATGCTGGTTTCAGAGCTTGTTTCTGTAAACAGAATTATACTCGCACCAATCGATTTGGAAGGTGTAGGTATTGCTTACAGGAAGCTTTTAACTGTTCTAATGATTTTACGAGTCTGTTACCCGGTTACTATTGGAATTGGTCTTTTACTGGTATGAACTTATCACTCTACTCTAGCTTCGTTACAAATCTTCTTACACTTAATGATAGTTTTGATCCATCAATGACGAAGTATATCTTCAAAATGCCGAGAGCCTTCAGGTGTCCAAGATCAAAAAACTGCGCAAACAACTACAGTTATACACCGACTAGAATCAATGGCAATTGCCTGAAAGGTTACACAGGATGGCTTTGCAGTAAATGTCAAAATGCATATTACTCTGTTTTGCATTATTGTTTTCCCTGTCAATCAAAATGGTTTATTATATCTGAGATGATAATAACCATCTCGTTGTGCCTTTTGATTATCATCTTAGTCATCTGGCAAAATACTAAAGCGAGGGAAACAGACGGCAGATTGTTCGTGGACAAACTTTCTTCACGTATGAAAATTTTCCTCGGTTTTTATCAGGTGGTTGGAGATCTTTACGAGAGCATCCACATTGTAAGTTGGGCTGGACCACTACGCTACGTAGGagaaatattttcttatgtCGCCCTCAACTTATTAAAGATTACTCTCCGACCACAGTGCCTTAATAGCCGGTTGAAACTAGATCCAATCATTCGATTCAAAATTGCCGTACTTCTTCCAATAGCAGTTATTGTAGTTTCCACTGTGATATATCTAGTTTTCAAAATATACTTTAAGTTTTTTAGTAAAGATGAAAGTGCAGCAATTATTGCGAAACTGAAGAATATTAGATCCAAGTTACATACTTACGTACTTCTTGTCCTCTTTGTAACATACCAACCAAGTTGTGATGCTATTTTTGAGATCTATCCCGGTTCGTGCGACACCTATGGTGTAGACCAAGAAGGTAACATTACGATTTCACTACTTCGAGCTGACTATGATATTAATTGTGGAAGCATTGCTCAATACCAAGCTGAAGCATATATTGCCACCGCTCTGTATGTAATAGCCTTCCCTTTCTTGCTGTTGATCCTCCTCCGAAAATATTGTCGAAAGCCATCCACGGAAAAGGCTAATATCCGATTTAGTAACAGCTCAAATTTAAACGAAGAAGCCCCCCTAATTTATACCAGTCAGAAACATCGTCAGAACATTCCCTCCTGCCTGAATTTTCTTTGTGAAAACTACAAGGATAAATTTTGGTTCTGGGAGATTCTGGAGCTTTGCAGGAAGGTTGGACAGACAATGTTGATTACACTTCTTGGTTGGGGAGACGCTTTGACGAAACTATTCACCATCGGTACATCGGTTCTGTTCTTGGCTCTTCATGTGAAGTTCTCTCCTATGAAAAGTCGATTTGAACAACATCTTCAG CTGTTTTCGCTCACTGCGATATTCCTCAATATCTTGGTAGCAGCAGTTCATGTGCCCGTTCAATATCAAGCAACCCTATCCACATTGCTCATATTACTCGATCTTGGTATCGTCCTTGCTGTAGCAG GTGAGGTTGTCTTGGTCCTGGTTCGCATCATTCGAAGGAAACTTTGGCCTGGAAATTAA